A portion of the Funiculus sociatus GB2-C1 genome contains these proteins:
- a CDS encoding alpha/beta fold hydrolase — MSLTGYVYSNGFKLQYVVEGNGTPTIVVGSSLYYSRTFSKNLRNHLKLVFVDHRGFSPPYDSKDTSLFQLDSLVDDIELVRKELGFDKIIVIGHSGHAFMALEYAKKYQSHVSHLVMMCVGPNYSHEGHEAAQRYLNDSVCPERKAALAKNLSRLSQEMEAAPAKAFITYCLLMGPKSWFDYNYDATKLWEGVEVNMAMFDYVWGEVFRDIDITENLDKLQAPVLLALGRYDYLVPPPYMWEGVRDKFSNLTIRIFEKSGHAPQFEEPELFDKELLEWLRNN, encoded by the coding sequence ATGTCTCTAACAGGCTATGTGTATTCAAATGGTTTTAAGCTCCAATATGTTGTTGAGGGTAACGGGACTCCTACTATCGTGGTTGGAAGTTCATTGTATTACTCAAGAACGTTTTCTAAAAATCTTCGTAACCATTTAAAGTTGGTCTTTGTCGATCATCGAGGTTTCTCACCTCCTTATGATTCAAAAGACACCTCTTTGTTCCAGTTAGACTCACTGGTTGATGATATTGAACTGGTTAGGAAAGAGTTAGGATTTGACAAGATTATTGTTATTGGTCATTCAGGTCATGCCTTTATGGCACTGGAGTATGCCAAGAAATATCAGTCCCATGTATCTCATCTGGTAATGATGTGTGTAGGCCCGAATTACTCGCATGAAGGGCATGAAGCTGCTCAACGATATTTGAATGACTCTGTTTGCCCTGAGCGTAAAGCAGCGCTTGCTAAAAACTTAAGTAGGCTGTCTCAAGAAATGGAAGCTGCACCTGCGAAAGCTTTTATTACTTATTGTCTTCTTATGGGGCCTAAAAGTTGGTTTGACTACAACTATGACGCAACAAAACTCTGGGAGGGTGTAGAAGTCAATATGGCGATGTTTGATTATGTATGGGGCGAGGTTTTTCGAGACATAGATATTACCGAGAACTTAGATAAGTTACAAGCGCCTGTACTCCTTGCTCTAGGTCGCTATGATTACCTCGTTCCACCACCGTATATGTGGGAAGGAGTAAGAGACAAGTTCAGTAATCTGACTATCCGCATATTTGAAAAGAGCGGTCATGCGCCTCAGTTTGAAGAACCAGAGCTATTCGATAAAGAGTTGCTTGAGTGGCTGAGAAACAACTAA